A stretch of Chloracidobacterium validum DNA encodes these proteins:
- a CDS encoding class I SAM-dependent methyltransferase, whose product MRDFRPALAFPALTPWFDAVAKVAIRDDVLKRRLSALLPLEPGQSVLDVGCGTGTLLLHLHERQPQARLFGVDADPVALAIAEQKGRRAGVAWSLTRASATELPFPDGQFEVVVTSLVFHHLTTPQKQRALREIRRVLNPRGRLLLADYGAPQTWLEALAFLPVRLFDGFDVTEANVQGQLPDQMRQSGFATVECRAELPTAFGYITAWQAQPAPPAEPMPA is encoded by the coding sequence TTGCGTGATTTTCGTCCGGCGCTGGCTTTTCCAGCGTTGACGCCCTGGTTTGACGCGGTGGCGAAAGTCGCCATCCGGGATGATGTGCTCAAGCGTCGTTTGTCCGCTCTGCTGCCCCTGGAACCGGGACAATCCGTTTTGGACGTTGGATGCGGAACAGGCACGCTGTTGCTCCACTTGCATGAGCGCCAGCCCCAAGCGCGACTGTTTGGCGTGGACGCCGATCCGGTTGCCCTAGCAATTGCCGAACAGAAGGGACGGCGGGCCGGGGTTGCCTGGTCGCTCACCCGCGCTTCCGCGACCGAGTTGCCCTTTCCCGACGGCCAGTTTGAGGTGGTGGTCACGTCGCTGGTCTTCCACCACCTGACGACACCCCAAAAGCAGCGCGCGTTGCGCGAAATCCGGCGCGTCCTGAACCCGCGCGGCCGGCTCCTCCTGGCTGATTACGGCGCGCCGCAGACTTGGCTGGAAGCGCTGGCTTTCTTGCCGGTTCGCCTGTTTGACGGCTTCGACGTCACGGAAGCCAATGTGCAGGGTCAGCTTCCCGACCAGATGCGCCAGAGCGGATTTGCCACGGTCGAATGTCGCGCTGAGCTTCCAACCGCCTTTGGCTATATCACGGCCTGGCAAGCGCAGCCGGCGCCCCCAGCCGAGCCTATGCCGGCTTGA
- a CDS encoding class I SAM-dependent methyltransferase — translation MNTLVGEPTAPETVKSCCAQFYESDVVRFLFGDSFHPGGLALTKRLGSVIGLDATTRVLDVAAGRGTSALHLAATFGCDVVGVDFGAENVRLANEAAAAQGLAERVRFVVGDAEQLDLPEASFDAIVCECAYCTFPNKPQAAREFFRVLKPGGRVGLSDLTRRGPLAPELATLLAWVACIADAQPVEDYTNLLTAAGFAPGVVEPHDAALGDMVASVRAKLLGAELMVALKKLDLPDVDFPKAKQVVQSAADAIGRGELGYAIITGVKPA, via the coding sequence ATGAATACCCTTGTGGGAGAACCCACGGCCCCGGAAACGGTCAAGTCCTGCTGCGCGCAGTTTTACGAAAGCGATGTGGTGCGCTTTCTCTTCGGTGATTCATTTCATCCGGGTGGGCTGGCGCTTACCAAACGGTTGGGAAGTGTCATCGGGTTGGATGCCACCACCCGGGTTCTGGACGTTGCCGCCGGGCGCGGCACCAGCGCGCTGCACTTGGCGGCAACCTTTGGCTGCGACGTGGTTGGCGTGGACTTTGGCGCGGAAAACGTTCGGCTGGCAAACGAAGCGGCTGCCGCGCAGGGGCTGGCCGAACGAGTCCGCTTCGTGGTCGGTGACGCCGAGCAGTTGGACCTTCCCGAAGCCAGCTTTGATGCCATCGTGTGCGAGTGCGCCTATTGCACCTTTCCAAACAAACCGCAGGCGGCGCGCGAATTTTTCCGGGTGCTCAAGCCGGGCGGGCGCGTTGGGCTGAGTGATTTGACGCGCCGGGGTCCATTGGCGCCCGAGCTGGCGACCTTGCTTGCGTGGGTTGCCTGCATTGCCGATGCGCAGCCGGTGGAGGATTACACGAACCTGCTCACGGCTGCCGGGTTTGCGCCGGGCGTCGTCGAGCCACACGATGCGGCGCTCGGCGATATGGTCGCCAGCGTCCGGGCCAAGCTCTTAGGGGCGGAATTGATGGTCGCGCTGAAAAAGCTCGACCTGCCGGATGTGGATTTCCCCAAGGCGAAGCAGGTTGTCCAGAGCGCAGCCGACGCGATCGGGCGGGGCGAACTGGGCTACGCCATCATCACCGGCGTCAAGCCGGCATAG
- a CDS encoding radical SAM protein, with product MSDTTSVLEAVPDAATSTVSPPEPPRKRDADYVFLELTRSICPECTKVVDAHIVVRDGKVIMRKRCDCERAKGKLYESLIYADAQAYITNVRYNKPGTIPLHFNSEVVEGCPHDCGLCPDHQQHTCLGIIEVNSVCNMDCPLCFAEAGPGFSLTLEEVQSILDDFVRAEGRAEVVQFSGGEPTVHPQILDFLREAQKRPINLVMLNTNGKRIARDDAFLDELAQIQPALYFQFDGFDRETYRTIRGEPDILEEKIRALDRLAEKGLTAVLVPAIERGVNDHEVGRIVKFAMEHPAVRGVNFQPAFHAGRHMAHDPLQRMTIPDILTMIEHQTDGLFRKSDFVPVPCCFPTCNSVTYAFVENGTVTPLPRVVNVYDYLDYITNKVMPDYSAEIKIALEGLWSSSTAPGTAKSAKDLQMSCQACGFESLSIGEIADKMKMIMLQDFMDPYTFNQKNLMKCCKEFLLPGGKQVPFCAYNTIGYRQQAREQLEAIEWERKLARKEGKPFQVRPVTFSFSQESKA from the coding sequence ATGAGTGACACCACCAGCGTCCTTGAAGCCGTGCCCGACGCGGCCACCTCCACCGTTTCGCCGCCAGAGCCACCCCGCAAGCGGGATGCCGACTATGTGTTTTTGGAACTCACCCGCAGCATTTGCCCCGAATGCACCAAGGTCGTGGACGCCCACATTGTCGTTCGAGATGGCAAGGTCATCATGCGGAAGCGCTGTGACTGCGAACGCGCCAAGGGCAAGCTTTACGAATCGCTGATTTACGCCGACGCGCAGGCTTACATCACCAACGTTCGCTACAACAAGCCCGGCACCATTCCGTTGCACTTCAACAGTGAGGTCGTCGAAGGCTGTCCGCACGATTGCGGCTTGTGTCCTGACCACCAACAGCATACCTGCCTGGGCATCATCGAGGTCAACAGCGTGTGCAACATGGATTGTCCGCTGTGCTTCGCGGAAGCCGGACCGGGCTTCAGTCTCACGCTCGAAGAAGTGCAGTCCATCCTGGATGATTTTGTCCGCGCCGAAGGGCGGGCCGAAGTCGTGCAGTTTTCGGGTGGCGAGCCAACCGTTCACCCGCAGATTCTGGACTTTCTGCGCGAGGCCCAGAAGCGGCCCATCAACTTGGTGATGCTCAACACGAACGGCAAGCGCATCGCCCGTGACGATGCATTTCTCGATGAACTGGCCCAAATCCAGCCGGCGCTTTACTTCCAATTCGATGGTTTTGACCGGGAGACCTACCGCACCATTCGGGGCGAGCCGGATATTCTCGAAGAGAAAATTCGCGCGCTCGACCGTTTGGCGGAAAAGGGACTGACGGCGGTGCTGGTGCCGGCCATCGAGCGCGGGGTCAACGACCACGAAGTCGGACGGATTGTCAAATTTGCCATGGAGCACCCGGCCGTGCGCGGCGTGAACTTTCAACCGGCATTTCACGCCGGACGCCACATGGCGCACGATCCACTTCAGCGCATGACGATTCCCGACATTCTGACCATGATCGAGCACCAAACCGACGGCCTCTTCCGCAAAAGCGACTTCGTCCCCGTGCCGTGCTGTTTCCCGACCTGCAACTCCGTGACCTATGCCTTTGTCGAGAACGGCACGGTGACCCCACTGCCGCGCGTCGTCAACGTCTATGACTACCTGGACTACATCACGAACAAGGTCATGCCGGATTACAGCGCCGAGATCAAAATCGCGCTCGAAGGGCTGTGGTCGTCCTCGACCGCGCCGGGAACCGCCAAATCTGCCAAGGACCTTCAGATGTCCTGCCAGGCCTGTGGGTTTGAGTCGCTGAGCATCGGCGAAATTGCGGACAAAATGAAGATGATCATGCTGCAGGACTTCATGGATCCCTACACGTTCAATCAGAAGAACCTCATGAAGTGCTGCAAGGAATTTCTGCTGCCGGGCGGCAAGCAGGTTCCATTCTGCGCCTACAATACGATTGGTTACCGCCAGCAGGCCCGCGAGCAACTCGAAGCCATCGAGTGGGAGCGCAAGCTGGCGCGCAAGGAAGGCAAACCATTCCAGGTGCGTCCGGTCACGTTTTCCTTTAGCCAGGAGTCAAAAGCATGA
- a CDS encoding dihydrolipoyl dehydrogenase family protein — protein MTERFDIVIIGAGSGGLTAAGFAAQLGAKVALVEKHRIGGDCTWTGCVPSKALLKAAKIAHEVRQASQYGIVAEPPRTDMARVRAYVQGVIGSVYAHEAPEELQRNGIEVILAPGRFLDAQTLAAGDRVLTAKYFLICTGARPSPPDLRGLDAVPFLTYETIFDLDELPEQMIVVGGGPIGCELAQAFQRLGSQVTLVAARLLPKEEPEVDQTLRTVFGQEGMRFVAGRARTVARQNGLIRVESEAGVAEGDVLFIAAGRRPSVAGLDLDKAGVQADAHGIPVDTNLRTNVKHIFAAGDVLGGHQFTHFAGWQAFLAARNALLLGSTSGFTDIVPWVTFTDPEVAHVGLTEAAARAKHGDAIKVNRWAMDRTDRAVCDNDTAGFLKVLSRGDGTLLGATMVAPRAGEAITEFTLALNHRLKVTDVANAIHAYPTYSTAAQQLAAGVAVENFLTGTAGKVIQSLSKIMR, from the coding sequence ATGACCGAACGGTTCGACATCGTCATCATCGGCGCCGGGTCAGGCGGGCTGACGGCGGCAGGGTTTGCCGCGCAACTCGGTGCCAAAGTCGCCTTGGTTGAAAAACACCGCATTGGCGGCGACTGTACTTGGACGGGCTGCGTGCCGAGCAAAGCTCTGCTCAAGGCAGCCAAAATTGCCCACGAAGTGCGTCAGGCAAGCCAGTATGGCATCGTGGCCGAGCCACCCCGAACCGACATGGCGCGGGTCCGGGCCTACGTGCAGGGCGTCATCGGCAGTGTTTACGCTCACGAAGCGCCGGAGGAACTTCAGCGCAACGGCATCGAGGTCATCCTGGCCCCGGGACGATTTCTCGACGCCCAAACGCTCGCGGCCGGCGACCGCGTGTTGACGGCGAAGTACTTTCTCATCTGCACCGGCGCGCGGCCGTCGCCGCCTGATCTGCGCGGACTCGACGCCGTGCCCTTTCTGACCTATGAAACCATCTTCGACCTGGATGAACTGCCCGAACAGATGATTGTGGTCGGCGGCGGACCCATTGGCTGCGAACTGGCGCAGGCTTTTCAGCGGCTGGGTTCGCAGGTCACGCTCGTGGCGGCGCGGCTGCTACCCAAGGAAGAACCTGAAGTGGACCAAACGCTCCGAACGGTTTTTGGGCAGGAAGGCATGCGGTTCGTGGCGGGCCGCGCGCGCACTGTGGCGCGCCAGAACGGCCTCATTCGCGTTGAAAGCGAAGCTGGTGTCGCGGAGGGCGATGTTTTGTTCATTGCTGCCGGGCGGCGTCCGAGTGTCGCCGGCCTCGATCTCGACAAGGCCGGCGTTCAAGCCGACGCCCATGGCATTCCGGTGGACACCAATTTGCGCACCAACGTCAAGCATATCTTTGCCGCAGGGGATGTCCTGGGTGGACACCAGTTCACCCATTTTGCCGGCTGGCAAGCCTTTCTTGCCGCGCGAAATGCGCTGTTACTCGGCAGCACCAGTGGATTCACGGATATCGTGCCGTGGGTGACCTTCACCGACCCGGAAGTTGCCCATGTCGGACTGACCGAAGCCGCGGCCCGCGCCAAACATGGCGACGCCATCAAGGTCAACCGGTGGGCCATGGACCGCACCGACCGGGCGGTTTGTGACAACGATACCGCCGGCTTTCTCAAGGTGCTTTCGCGCGGTGACGGCACACTGCTTGGGGCAACGATGGTCGCGCCGCGCGCCGGGGAAGCCATCACGGAGTTTACGCTGGCGCTCAACCACCGGCTCAAGGTCACGGATGTGGCAAATGCCATCCATGCCTATCCAACCTATTCAACGGCAGCCCAGCAGCTCGCCGCCGGTGTCGCCGTGGAAAACTTCCTGACCGGCACAGCCGGAAAAGTCATCCAGAGCCTGTCGAAAATCATGCGCTGA
- the mqnC gene encoding cyclic dehypoxanthinyl futalosine synthase: MSDFSTRLERLYQGERPPASEWLDVIYHAPLEALLDWADRLRADLHPDNVVTYIIDRNVNYSNVCTSVCTFCAFYRKPGDPEGYVHDYETLFRKVEETLALGGSGILMQGGLHPDLKLDWYEELLRQFKARYRIHLHCFSPPEILNFSRVNGLSVREVLQRLRAAGLDSIPGGGGEILVDEIRMRRRTECTSQEWLSIMATAHELGIPTTATMMYGMGETDLHRLEHLRKLYELQERTHGFIAFIPWTLQPDSVPIGKIFPDRIAPEIYLRWFAAARLYLRNIPNLQVSWLTQGFDVARRALRGGANDMGSIMIEENVVSAAGAKYRADEARLVSVIREAGFIPCKRNAAYQRLETPVLAGAAA, translated from the coding sequence ATGAGTGACTTTTCAACCCGACTCGAACGCCTCTACCAGGGCGAACGCCCGCCGGCAAGTGAATGGCTGGATGTGATTTACCACGCGCCGCTCGAGGCGTTGCTGGACTGGGCCGACCGCCTGCGGGCGGACCTGCACCCAGACAATGTGGTGACCTACATTATTGACCGGAATGTGAACTACTCGAACGTCTGCACGTCGGTGTGTACGTTTTGCGCTTTTTATCGCAAACCCGGCGACCCGGAAGGGTATGTCCACGACTACGAAACGCTCTTTCGCAAGGTGGAAGAAACGCTGGCGCTCGGAGGGAGCGGCATTCTCATGCAGGGTGGGCTGCATCCCGACCTCAAGCTGGACTGGTACGAGGAACTCCTGCGCCAGTTCAAAGCCCGCTACCGGATTCATCTGCACTGTTTTTCACCGCCGGAAATCCTCAACTTCAGCCGTGTCAATGGGCTTTCGGTGCGCGAGGTGCTTCAGCGCCTGCGGGCGGCCGGGCTGGATTCGATTCCGGGCGGCGGCGGCGAAATTCTGGTGGATGAAATCCGCATGCGCCGCCGAACCGAGTGCACCAGCCAGGAGTGGCTTTCGATTATGGCAACCGCGCATGAGCTGGGCATCCCGACGACGGCGACGATGATGTACGGCATGGGCGAAACCGACCTGCACCGGCTGGAGCATCTGCGCAAACTCTACGAGCTACAGGAACGGACCCACGGCTTCATCGCGTTCATTCCCTGGACGCTTCAGCCGGATAGCGTTCCGATTGGAAAGATCTTTCCCGACCGCATCGCGCCGGAAATCTATCTGCGGTGGTTTGCGGCCGCGCGGCTGTACCTGCGCAATATCCCCAACCTTCAGGTTTCCTGGTTGACGCAGGGGTTTGACGTTGCCCGCCGGGCGCTGCGGGGCGGCGCCAACGACATGGGCAGCATCATGATCGAGGAAAATGTGGTTTCGGCGGCCGGGGCAAAGTACCGCGCCGACGAGGCGCGCCTAGTTAGCGTGATCCGGGAAGCCGGTTTTATCCCCTGCAAGCGAAATGCGGCGTACCAGCGCCTCGAAACGCCGGTCCTGGCCGGAGCTGCTGCCTAG
- a CDS encoding mechanosensitive ion channel family protein, whose protein sequence is MANPVWTNIVQFFGKRYIDIFVVLGWAVITWLLVLLLTRAIRSLVRRVAADIEPAYTALRHPVRVFLWLLLLPLGQDLVELPRTVQNRIEAGFGIALTLVALWLGFELVAVASEIALQRLATDGTEEQRRRSAATRIAILQRLVQMAIVIIGAALFLMQFQVVRTIGVSLLASAGIVGVVVGIAAQKTIGNFVAGIQIAITQPIRVGDTVIVENEYGEIEELTFTFVVVRLWDKRQLILPVSYFLERPFQNWTRYTPELIGMVFVQADFGVPLDAMRAELQRLCEDDPNWNAQVCRLIIHEVNERALVLRATMSANEPAKLFDLRVNVREGLVRWLATTENGRYLPRLRHTERLEEN, encoded by the coding sequence TTGGCCAATCCGGTGTGGACGAACATCGTTCAGTTTTTTGGGAAACGCTACATAGACATCTTCGTCGTCCTGGGCTGGGCAGTCATTACCTGGTTGCTGGTCTTGCTGCTGACACGCGCCATCCGCTCGCTGGTGCGCCGGGTGGCGGCCGACATCGAGCCGGCATACACTGCGCTGCGGCATCCAGTCCGGGTTTTTCTCTGGCTGCTCCTGCTCCCGCTTGGGCAGGACCTAGTTGAACTCCCTAGAACCGTTCAGAATCGCATCGAAGCTGGCTTTGGCATCGCGCTGACGCTGGTTGCGCTGTGGCTTGGGTTCGAGCTGGTCGCGGTGGCATCGGAGATCGCGCTTCAGCGGCTTGCCACCGATGGCACGGAGGAGCAGCGCCGCCGTTCGGCCGCAACGCGCATCGCCATTTTGCAGCGGCTGGTTCAGATGGCCATCGTCATCATCGGCGCGGCGCTGTTTTTGATGCAGTTTCAGGTCGTGCGGACGATTGGGGTGTCGTTGCTGGCTTCGGCCGGGATCGTCGGCGTCGTCGTCGGCATTGCCGCCCAGAAGACCATCGGCAACTTTGTCGCCGGGATTCAAATTGCCATTACCCAGCCCATTCGAGTGGGCGACACGGTCATCGTCGAAAACGAGTACGGCGAGATTGAGGAGCTGACCTTCACCTTTGTCGTGGTGCGTCTGTGGGACAAGCGGCAGCTCATTCTGCCGGTGTCCTACTTTCTGGAGCGTCCCTTCCAAAACTGGACGCGCTACACCCCCGAACTCATCGGCATGGTGTTCGTGCAGGCCGATTTTGGCGTCCCACTGGATGCCATGCGCGCCGAGTTGCAGCGGCTATGCGAGGACGACCCAAACTGGAACGCCCAGGTATGTCGGCTGATTATCCATGAAGTCAACGAACGTGCCCTTGTCCTACGTGCCACCATGTCGGCCAACGAACCGGCGAAGTTGTTCGATCTGCGGGTCAACGTGCGCGAAGGTCTCGTGCGCTGGTTGGCGACGACGGAAAACGGCCGTTACTTGCCCCGCCTTCGGCACACCGAGCGGCTGGAGGAGAACTGA